TATCGAGATATACGAAGTACATCTCGACACACGTAGGCGAGCCAACGTGGTTGGCTTAAAGAACGCCTGACTTCTTGTTTATTGCGCTTCGACGTAGTTGAAGCGATTTCGTGTTTCCCGCCACAAGAGAAACTGTCATGGCGGACGAAGAATCCTCGGAGGCTCTTTTAAGGGCTACCGCTCCTCCAGATGCACGAACTATCTTTGTTGAATTGCTCGGCGAAGTGAAGAAGATGAATGAAAACTTCACAAACATATCCTATGTTGATGAGGAGGACGAGGCGGTAAACGATATCGATGGCGTGGAAACCGCCTCTCTGGATGCTCAAGTTGCGCAACTTACGACCAAACAGCCAGACTCTGACCTTCTGGCTGCCATAGCCCAAGATTTGGATGTCAGAGAAAAGACAGGTTCCGCTATCAGTGACGGCCTGGCAGGGATTCTTACTTCCCTTTTGAAGGAGAAACTGGCCGATGAGAAAATTCAATCGAAGATTCACAAATACCCGCGTCCCTCGAATGTCGAAGGACTGCGAACACCTCGTGTGAATCATCTTATCTGGAACCAACTCCCTGCTCAAGTCAGGACACAGGATTCCAAAATGCAAAAGTCGCAAAATGCCCTCGTTGCATCTTTAGTCGCTATGAGTAGAGCGACTGAGCTGGTTTTGAAGGAAAGTAAGGGTAACAAGGAGCTTGTGACGTGCATGACTGACGCCATCGCTTTGGCGATCCAAGGCTGTCATGATATGAACAACACGCGGCGACAAGCTATGAAGAAGGAGTTGAACAAGGATTACACGGCCTTGTGCAATAGCTCAACAGTGGATGCATCTTCTGAATTTCTCTTTGGGGATCTTTCCAAATTGGCGAAAGATATTACGGATGCCaacaaattaacaaagaaaGTGCGCCCCTCACATCAACAAGGCAACTTCAGCCGGAACAACAGATATACTGCTGGTGGACGTCGGAACTTTGGCACTCAAAGTCACCGCTTTAGCCCCTATCAGCGTGGACGAAATGATTTTTTGTCCAAGGGTTATCCACCAAAAAGCAGAATGAAAAAAGAGGGTGCAGCAAAGCAAAATTAACACACGAGGTATGTTCAACTCAATTGTCAAAAACATTGAATGATGTTGCCCCTGATGTTGGTTTGATAGTTGGCAATCAACAAATTTTTAAAGCGGGTAGACTTGTTGAGTTTCTCCCCATGTGGCGTGAGATCACGTCTGACCTTAACATACTACAATATGTGCATGGGGTTAAAATATCTTTTATAGAAGGTATTGTACCTCGCCAACAGGCTTACCGGCCGAGTGTTTTTAATTGCCAACAACATGAAATTGTCCAGAATGAGATTCAAAGTCTTCTTTTGAAAGGGGTGCTCAGAGAATCACACTCTGAGACAGGGGAGTTTGTGTCGACCATATTTTTACGCCCCAAGAATGATGGGTCTTTTCGTATGATCCTGAATCTTAAACAGTTTAATGAGTGGGTGGAATACCATCATTTTAAAATGGACACACTGGACACAGTCACAAGAATGATGAAACCAGGGTGTTTCATGGCCTCTGTAGATCTTAAGGACGCCTATTACACTGTGCCAATTCACTCTGACCACCAGAAATATCTGAAGTTTATGTTTAATGGTACTCTATACCAATATACATGTTTACCCAATGGGTTATCAAGTGCACCTCGTATATTTACAAAACTGCTTAAGCCAGTTTACTCAACTTTGCACAATAAAGGTCATTTAAGCTCAGGATATATTGATGACTCGTACTTGCAGGGAGACACAGTGGCGGAGTGTCAACAAAACATCACAGACACTGTTCGCCTGTTTAGTCGGCTGGGGTTCCATATCCACCCCACAAAATCAGTGTTCAACCCCTCTCATATTCTAACATTTTTGGGCTTCATTCTTAATTCATTAGAAATGACAGTTTCCCCAACTCAGGAAAAAATTCATAAGACCACTGAGGCATGCAGTGCCCTTCTGAACATGGTTAACCCTCCCATTTTTGAGGTTGCCAAGGTAATTGGTATACTAGTATCCAATTTCCCTGGTGTTGAACTTGGCCCACTCCATTATCGTGCCCTGGAACATGACAAAACTAGTGCCCTCGCAGTTAATGCGGGTAATTATGAGGCCTCCTTGCATCTTTCCACAACATCAGTTGAGGAACTGCAGTGGTGGGTCTTACACATACCTCATGCTAAACGTCACATATCACATGGCTTGCCGAGTGTGATCATACAGTCTGATGCCTCAAAAAAGGGGTGGGGTGCAGTATTTGGGGGCCAAGAAATTGGAGGAAGGTGGACTGCCTCTGAAGCCTCTAGACATATAAACATCCTTGAATTAGAGGCAGCATTTTTTGCCCTCCAGTCATTTGGAGACAAGATTACAGGAGCCCACATTCAAGTGCACCTTGATAATACTACTGCGGTTGCATATATTAACAACATGGGTGGTTCAAAATCTCTAGAGCTCAATTGCCTAGCAATAAAAATCTGGGATTGGTCCATACAGCGGGATAATTGGATTTCCGCTGTTCATCTAGCTGGGAAGTTCAATGTTAGGGCTGATGCCCAATCCCGTAATTTCTCTGATAAGCATGAGTGGACCTTAAATAGCAGTGTGTTTGAGGACATCTTAAACCAGTACCCTGAACTCAACATTGATTTGTTTGCTACTAGGCTTAATCATAAATTGCCTACATACTGCGCCTGGAAACCAGATCCAGGTTGCTCATATGTTGACGCTTTTTCAATTAACTGGGGTACTTACAGTTTTTATGCATTCCCTCCATTTAGTCTCATTCCACGCTGCCTGCAGAAGATCTCAGAGGATCGTGCCAAGGGAATCCTGGTAGTACCCCTATGGCCAACACAGTCTTGGTTTCCGATTGTTCTTCAACTTCTTTACAACCAACCTTGGATACTTTCCCCAGACAAACAACTGCTTTCACATCCAACACAGGGGCCACATCCACTATGGCAAAAGCTAAAGCTGATGGTGTGCCCGCTCTCAGGAACTCCTTCAGACAATTTAATGTTTCTCCAGAGGTCACAGACATCTTTATGGCCTCATGGCGATCAGGtactcaaaaacaatacaagaCTTACCTCgaaaaatggtttttgttttgtcgtgAGAGGGAAGTCAATTACTGTTCACCACCGATCAGTGATGCACTAGAATTTCTTATGGGATTATATGCTCAAGGTCTTGGTTACTCTACCCTGAACACTGCGCGTTCTGCACTGTCTGCCATCCTTCGTATCTCTGACTGTCAGAATTTTGGCTCGCACCCATTGGTTGTCCGATTCATGAAAGGAGTCTTCGAGACACGTAAGCCAAAACCAAAGTATGATGTCATATGGGATGCTTCTAAAGTTCTAACCTATCTTAGTACTTTACACCCTGTAAAGGAATTGCCATTGAAAGATTTGACACTGAAAGTAGTTATGTTGCTGTTACTAGTCTCTGGCCAGAGAGGCCAATCAATACACTTAATGACGCTTTCAGCTATGAAGTTTACAGAATCAGAATGTCAATTCCAAATACTTAACCATACCAAAACGAGTAAGCCAGGCTGCTCAGCGACAAGCATCACAATCTCTGCATTTGAACAAGATCCCAGAATCTGCCCTCTGGCTGCTCTCAATGAGTATCTGGATCGCACTCAAGGCCTTCGAAATGGTGAACAGTGCTTATTCATCAG
The nucleotide sequence above comes from Acropora muricata isolate sample 2 chromosome 12, ASM3666990v1, whole genome shotgun sequence. Encoded proteins:
- the LOC136892993 gene encoding uncharacterized protein, with amino-acid sequence MGLYAQGLGYSTLNTARSALSAILRISDCQNFGSHPLVVRFMKGVFETRKPKPKYDVIWDASKVLTYLSTLHPVKELPLKDLTLKVVMLLLLVSGQRGQSIHLMTLSAMKFTESECQFQILNHTKTSKPGCSATSITISAFEQDPRICPLAALNEYLDRTQGLRNGEQCLFISYVKPHRAVSRDTISRWTKSVLASSGIDSHMFSAHSTRAAAVSRAKQKDVPLDVILAHVGWRSAETFRKFYDKPVITANNIMASAILSR
- the LOC136893083 gene encoding uncharacterized protein, which produces MNENFTNISYVDEEDEAVNDIDGVETASLDAQVAQLTTKQPDSDLLAAIAQDLDVREKTGSAISDGLAGILTSLLKEKLADEKIQSKIHKYPRPSNVEGLRTPRVNHLIWNQLPAQVRTQDSKMQKSQNALVASLVAMSRATELVLKESKGNKELVTCMTDAIALAIQGCHDMNNTRRQAMKKELNKDYTALCNSSTVDASSEFLFGDLSKLAKDITDANKLTKKVRPSHQQGNFSRNNRYTAGGRRNFGTQSHRFSPYQRGRNDFLSKGYPPKSRMKKEGAAKQN